The following DNA comes from Syntrophorhabdus sp..
GCCAACACGTCACACGTCTTCGGCTCCCTCATCATGACAGCCGCCTTCATCTGGGCAGCCATCATACTCTTCATGCAGTGGAAGAACAGGGACAGGTGAGAAGACGGTCTCAAGTCTCAAGTTTCAGGTTTCAGGTTTTAGGCCAAAAGCCAAAGAAACGCGCGTGAAGCTATACATACCGTGTGACAAATACGCCCCTCTGCCTTATCGGCTGGAGGGGCGTATTTCTTGCCTCTGCTTGAAACGTGAGACCTGAGACCTGAAACTGTCCTTACTTCTTTATCTCCCCTATGGGAAGGACGGTCCTTCCGTGCACCTCGTTCAAGACCTCGGCCATTGCCAGGTAGACGGCGGAGAGGCCGCAGATGATGCCTTCCCATCCGGCAAGGGTGCCGATGGCGGTACTGCCCGTCCAGTCACGGATGGCAAGAAGCCAGAAGAGGATGAAAAGGCTCAGGAACACGAACTGTATGCCCCTGTTCTTGCCCCACGTACCGAACCACATGAAGAAGGTGAACAGGCCCCACATGAAGAGGTACCATCCCATGAAGGATTCGGGGTTCCCGGGAAGTCCCTTGAAGACGAGAATGAATACGAGGGTCCACCAGAAAAGGCCGTACGACGTGAAGGCCGTTACGCCGAAGGTGTTTCCTTTCTTGTACTCCAGGATGCCAGCAATGATCTGGGCAAGGCCTCCGTAAAAGGCCCCCATCGCGAGGATCATCGATCCCACGGGGAAGAACCCCGCGTTGTGGATGTTCAGAAGCACGGTGGTCATACCGAATCCCATGAGGCCGAGTGGTGCGGGGTTAGCAAGCTTTTCTTCCATGACAAACTCCTCCT
Coding sequences within:
- a CDS encoding acetate uptake transporter; protein product: MEEKLANPAPLGLMGFGMTTVLLNIHNAGFFPVGSMILAMGAFYGGLAQIIAGILEYKKGNTFGVTAFTSYGLFWWTLVFILVFKGLPGNPESFMGWYLFMWGLFTFFMWFGTWGKNRGIQFVFLSLFILFWLLAIRDWTGSTAIGTLAGWEGIICGLSAVYLAMAEVLNEVHGRTVLPIGEIKK